The DNA region ACACCCATTCGTTGTGACATCTgtatgctttgttgttgttgttgttgctgctgttgttgttgttgttgttgttgttgctgctgctgttgttggacTTGCAGCAGCTGTGAATTCTGGTGTAACATTGCCGCCTGCCCGGGCAAACCATCCAGTTGTGACTGGTGCATGTGAGACACATGTTGTCCAGGCGGCATACCACCAGGATTTGTATAACCACCATACTGCTGCATCATACCAGGGCCTGCTGTTGCTAGGTGCATGCGTGACATTGCAATGGAACCGTTGTTTGCACCAGCCATCCGTGCACCAGGCTGACCTTGCATCATTGGCCGAGGCCAGTCTCCGGAACTTCGTGGGCGCGATATGTTCAGCCCGTCAGGTCCGACGTTCACGTTAGGCGGTCGCTGGTTCCGCATGATCGAGCTTTTATATGTGGGTGTCAACGGTCGTTGCGATCGACTGGTGACAGAACCACCCACTGGAGTCTGTGTAGGGGCTTGTGTTGTGTACGGTGAGTGTCTTGTCAATGAGGGGCTAGGGTAGTTAGATACAGGGGCTTGGGAGGTGTTAGCCGATGGCATAACAGAGGTGGTCATCTGCTGTACAGCGGTAACTTGTGCTGAATGTAAGAGGCCAGCTTGGCTAGAATTAGCTTCCGTCTTACCTGGCACACTATACCCAGGTTGTATCGTGCTGCTTGTTTGGTTAATCATGTTTTGCATTGTCTGTAAAGGGTTCGTGCCATTTGTACCAAACGACGTGGTGCCATTCGTGCTAGTTTGTTGCAGCTTGTAGTCAGGGGGTGGCGGTCGACTCATGTACTGTTGCATTTGGGTAGGGCAGGGTGGACCACCGgcgttctgctgctgctgctgttgctgttgctgctgctgctgttgctgctctaGCATAGATTCGCGAGATTTCGTTTGGCACACGTGTTCAGCATGCACTTTGTCGTGCATGATGCTCATCTGTTCAGTCATGTATTGGCTTTGGGCCATCGCACCTGGGTTGAGAGACAGCGATTGCTGCTGACTCATTGATATCTGTTGAGGGGCCTGTTGCATCTGCAGCTGTTGGGTCTGTGACATTTGCATCCGGTGTGCACCATGCGATACTTGCatctgttgtgtttgtgttatttgcATGGGCTGTGGACCTTGATTTTGGTTGAAGTGCGCTCGCACTTGATCCTGCAACTGTTGCAGTGACGATGGCGAAGGGCCACCCTGAGCCGAAGTTACCTGCACCCCCATTGGATCGGGATAGTGAGACAACGGTTTGGTAGCCCCAAAAGGTAACGACATATCAGTCTTGCCTGGCATCGGCTGTGGATAGCCCGGAGGTACTGGCTGACCTCGCAGCTGGTTTAAATGAGGAGGCGGCTGTTGACCATAAGCATAGGAGTTTTGGCCTGGCATGCCCGGCGGTGCCTGACCGAAACCCGCATATCCGTTGCCTCGGCCAAACTGGTCTATGTCGGAACCTGGGTCACCAAACGGCCCGAGGGATGGGGACTTCATCGCATACGTCTGGTTCTGGTGCTGAGCAGCCATCTGCTTCAGAGTCTCGGCAGCGGGACCGGTGTCCGAGAGGACGTGGGGTTGGTGGGATCCACGAAACGTTTGGATCGGTGTCGGGGTACGTACACCACCCATGTTCTGGTTGGTGTCGTACAGAGAATTGAGAGGGTTGCTACCAGGTGGCGGAGTATCTACAAACGGTGGACCTTTCGGCGGAAGACTAGGAGAACTTGTAGTTAAAGGACCAAACATATTTAGTGTATCATCTCGGTTCTCCTTGTCAAGATAGACTTCTTCAAAATCGTCCAATCCTTTGAAATCTTCCTTGTCAAGGTTCTCCAAAATGCTTTGCAAAACCTCAGGATCTAGGTTCAAATTGCTGATGATGTTGTCGGacaaactgttgttgttgttgttgttgtgattgttgatggtattgttgttgttgttgtgattatgattgttgttgttgttgtgaccggTATTCTGTTGTTGCTGTGCTCCTAGACACTGGCTCTCGTCGCAAGGTTCTTGCTTGCATTCAACGCTTGTCTGGATGCTGCTTGACTGCGGGGAGCCGTCGTTTGTGGACCCATATTGGGTTTTCACACTGGTCACTGTAACGTTGGTGTGGATGGTCTGAGGGTGTTCAGTAGGGTTGTTGATCTGCTGGACAATTTTTACTGACAAGCTTGACAAAGGATTGTTATCGACGCTGGTCGCAGAACTGTTGctgttctgctgctgctgctgttgttgctgttgttgcaactGTGGCGTCGTTTGAGGTGGAGGTGCTTgcggctgctgttgctgctgaggttgctgctgttgctggtggtggtggtgatggtgatgctgagcGTGTTGGTGctgttgatggtgatgctgttgttgctgctgctgtgactgctgctgctgttggttgtGTTGAAGGTTTGGATGatgggaagaagaggaagaggaggaagatgatactgcaactgctgcagctgctgctgctgcagctgccgcggccgctgctgctgctgacggGTCGTCGTAGGTATAACCACtggctgctgccgctgctgctgctgctgcacttgTGCTGCTGCTCACATCACCTGCGTTAGGTAGGGAAGAGGCTGCCTCACTAACTGCTCGGTTCTCCTTTTTCGATTTTAGTTttgactgaaaaatataaaaagtaaaaatacaaaattagagATTCCAtcacaaatattataataataaaaataataacaacaacaatagtaataataataatgcagttcaatatttaagagatgaggaattacctacattatttacatttcacacatatttgtcctcatcttgtttgttgttaacacaacgtttcagctgttataccctccagccttcatcaggtgtcttggtgaaatttcaaacctgggttctcatctctaaggcattttttgatgttgttgttattattattattcaggtcactgcctggaattgaactcggaatgttcGGGTTAGTatcccatgctcttaaccactacgccatatgcccatgggcatataataataataataataataataacatcaaaaa from Octopus sinensis linkage group LG13, ASM634580v1, whole genome shotgun sequence includes:
- the LOC115218358 gene encoding transcription factor SPT20 homolog, which encodes MFGPLTTSSPSLPPKGPPFVDTPPPGSNPLNSLYDTNQNMGGVRTPTPIQTFRGSHQPHVLSDTGPAAETLKQMAAQHQNQTYAMKSPSLGPFGDPGSDIDQFGRGNGYAGFGQAPPGMPGQNSYAYGQQPPPHLNQLRGQPVPPGYPQPMPGKTDMSLPFGATKPLSHYPDPMGVQVTSAQGGPSPSSLQQLQDQVRAHFNQNQGPQPMQITQTQQMQVSHGAHRMQMSQTQQLQMQQAPQQISMSQQQSLSLNPGAMAQSQYMTEQMSIMHDKVHAEHVCQTKSRESMLEQQQQQQQQQQQQQQNAGGPPCPTQMQQYMSRPPPPDYKLQQTSTNGTTSFGTNGTNPLQTMQNMINQTSSTIQPGYSVPGKTEANSSQAGLLHSAQVTAVQQMTTSVMPSANTSQAPVSNYPSPSLTRHSPYTTQAPTQTPVGGSVTSRSQRPLTPTYKSSIMRNQRPPNVNVGPDGLNISRPRSSGDWPRPMMQGQPGARMAGANNGSIAMSRMHLATAGPGMMQQYGGYTNPGGMPPGQHVSHMHQSQLDGLPGQAAMLHQNSQLLQVQQQQQQQQQQQQQQQQQQQQQSIQMSQRMGVRPTLMHCTPASSSPYSLGSGAGFAVSGPVNTHQNGYPATTTQEDFMNFLDSANTSNADIFDSIQSSNTADFNLLDEILGK